The following coding sequences lie in one Pectobacterium sp. A5351 genomic window:
- a CDS encoding nucleobase:cation symporter-2 family protein, producing the protein MTTTTETSQTEAAAAPQRSELIYRLEDRPPLPQTLFAASQHLLAMFVAVITPALLICQALGLPAQDTQRIISMSLFASGLASILQIKTWGPVGSGLLSIQGTSFNFVTPLIMGGLALKNGGADVPTMMAALFGTLMVASFTEIILSRFLHLTRRIITPLVSGIVVMIIGLSLIQVGLTSIGGGYAAMGNNTFGAPKNLLLAGVVLLAIILLNRQRNPYLRVASLVIAMAVGYLGAWMMGMLPENTSSQHDTAIMVPTPLYYGLGFDWNLLIPLMLVFMVTSLETIGDITATSDVSEQPVKGPLYMKRLKGGVLANGLNSCLSAVFNTFPNSCFGQNNGVIQLTGVASRYVGFVVSLMLIALGLFPAVSGFVQHIPEPVLGGATIVMFGTIAASGVRIVSREPLNRRAIMIIALSLAVGLGVSQQPLILQFAPDWIKTLLSSGIAAGGITAIVLNLVFPHEEK; encoded by the coding sequence ATGACTACCACCACGGAAACGTCCCAAACAGAAGCCGCTGCCGCACCTCAGCGCAGTGAACTCATCTATCGTCTTGAAGACAGGCCGCCGCTGCCGCAAACGCTGTTCGCCGCCAGCCAGCACCTGTTGGCCATGTTTGTTGCGGTGATTACCCCCGCGCTACTGATCTGTCAGGCATTGGGTTTACCCGCTCAGGATACGCAGCGCATCATCAGCATGTCGCTTTTCGCCTCCGGCCTGGCCTCTATTCTGCAAATTAAAACCTGGGGACCCGTCGGTTCTGGTCTGCTGTCTATTCAAGGCACCAGCTTTAACTTCGTGACACCACTGATTATGGGTGGACTGGCGCTGAAAAATGGGGGCGCAGACGTTCCCACCATGATGGCGGCGCTGTTCGGTACACTGATGGTCGCGTCCTTCACCGAAATCATTCTTTCACGTTTTTTGCATTTAACCCGCCGCATCATCACCCCGCTGGTTTCCGGCATTGTGGTGATGATCATTGGTCTGTCGCTGATTCAGGTTGGCCTGACTTCTATCGGCGGCGGCTATGCCGCAATGGGGAATAACACCTTCGGCGCACCCAAGAATTTACTGCTGGCTGGTGTGGTGTTGCTGGCTATCATTCTGCTGAACCGCCAACGTAACCCCTATCTGCGTGTTGCCTCACTGGTGATTGCCATGGCGGTGGGCTATCTGGGCGCCTGGATGATGGGAATGCTGCCGGAAAATACGTCTTCGCAACACGATACGGCCATCATGGTGCCAACACCGCTGTATTACGGTTTAGGCTTTGACTGGAACCTGTTGATCCCACTGATGCTGGTCTTCATGGTGACATCGTTAGAAACCATCGGCGACATCACCGCGACCTCCGATGTGTCTGAGCAGCCGGTCAAAGGCCCGCTGTACATGAAACGCTTAAAAGGCGGCGTGCTGGCAAACGGTCTGAACTCTTGCCTTTCCGCCGTATTCAATACCTTCCCTAACTCTTGCTTCGGCCAGAATAACGGCGTTATCCAGCTTACCGGTGTTGCCAGCCGCTATGTGGGCTTCGTGGTTTCACTGATGCTGATCGCACTGGGGCTGTTCCCTGCCGTTAGTGGATTTGTACAGCATATTCCAGAGCCGGTTCTGGGCGGCGCCACTATCGTGATGTTTGGTACGATCGCCGCTTCCGGTGTGCGCATTGTGTCCCGTGAGCCATTGAACCGTCGCGCAATCATGATTATTGCGCTGTCGCTGGCCGTTGGCCTTGGCGTGTCTCAGCAGCCGCTGATTCTGCAATTCGCGCCGGATTGGATTAAAACATTACTGTCTTCCGGTATTGCCGCTGGCGGGA